In a genomic window of Sebaldella sp. S0638:
- a CDS encoding BppU family phage baseplate upper protein encodes MKKEYSVDLELFENIKHTNILYVQGDSEVYPLTINLRKHGMPFDLTGKTATLTVTKLSGAVVVGECEIKDTDGVLVYKFKGNEINEQGKVSALVQVYTGNKRLTFQEFVFHVKGTKDLNESIKATDEFNVLTDLIDSVENIGDWKDYKIEIEE; translated from the coding sequence ATGAAAAAAGAGTATTCAGTTGACTTAGAATTATTTGAGAATATAAAACATACAAATATTCTGTATGTTCAGGGAGATAGTGAAGTATACCCGCTTACAATTAATTTGCGAAAGCATGGTATGCCGTTTGATTTGACAGGGAAAACAGCAACATTGACAGTGACAAAATTGTCAGGAGCTGTGGTGGTGGGAGAATGTGAGATAAAAGATACAGATGGTGTATTAGTTTATAAATTTAAGGGAAATGAAATAAATGAACAGGGAAAAGTAAGTGCATTAGTACAGGTGTATACGGGAAATAAAAGACTTACCTTTCAGGAATTTGTATTTCATGTAAAAGGAACAAAGGATTTAAATGAATCCATAAAAGCAACAGATGAATTTAATGTTCTCACTGATTTAATTGATAGTGTAGAGAACATAGGTGACTGGAAAGACTATAAA